Sequence from the Babylonia areolata isolate BAREFJ2019XMU chromosome 25, ASM4173473v1, whole genome shotgun sequence genome:
GTTCAAAATGGCAATTGATACATTTCTCTTTACATGATCACATCCGAATACTGATAATCATACAGACTGGTAAGCACTGATCATGCAGCTTATTAAAgggattaaaatgaaaaaaaaaaaaaaagacaaaacaaaatactgaAATACATCTCATTTTCACAGAGGTATGCAACGTGGTCAggagggtgtgatgtggtgtagggGGGAGCTCTTGTTTTGCTGATACAAAAGCAAAAGTTGATGATACGGCAAAAAGGTTGAGCAGAATACAGTGCAACATTATTTTGTGCAGTGATGAAAGGATAAAGAATTCATAGCAAGCACAAGTAGTCTAAGCAGCACAATGTTTCTCTCTTCAAAGCAACCTATCACTTCAGATTTGATCCTACACATATGtttcttgctttttcttctctggccattgtgtattttttttactgaaaacTGCCTGTCTATGGTTGATTCTGGCGAGACAAATGACAAAGGTATAACTTGATTATAATTTCCTTTATCCATAAgccacagggttttttttttttaaattaaaaaaaaaaaaaaattattattcccCTTGAGAAGCTTTTTTGAATGAATCGGACTTGTACATGACAAAAATGATCCACAAAACAATAATCCTGAGAATAACAGGAATTATCCAATCACAGTTTTATAAAAGGTATATATCATCAATAGTATTCTATCGTGTGACGTACTGCTGTCCTCTATATATGCTCCAGACAATCCCTTCCTTCCAGGCAACTTTTCCATTCCCTTCATATATACTGAGGTGTCATATAATTCGGGTTACAACATCAATCTGTGCTCCTATTTCTGTCCAAAGAAAACTTTTGTACACGTGTTGAGTTTATTCATGTGCAGAGAATATTCAATCTGTTTACACAGCTTACAGGCAGCAACTGGAGAGACAAATAAGTTTGAAAAATGCTAAGGACAGCACAGTTGCCTGGCCATGACTAGCTACAGCACATTATACAGTTATAAGGATTACATTCTCATCACTAGCCAACCAACATCCAGGTAACAGTTCATTTAATACCAGAGGTATTTGTTCATTTTCAACGCAGAACTATATTCTGGAAAGGAACATACATATTTAGAATATACCAGAACATTTTCTTTGAGATGACAATCACCATTGTATTTTCCAGAACACTCGGTGTGTATTGTTCTCTTCTCCTATGTCCTGGATAATGAATTACCTGTAATTCTGACAGGATCTGCATCTGAAATAATGAATTACCTGTAATTCTGACAGGATCTGCATCTGAAATAATGAATTACCTGTAATTCTGACGGGATCTGCATCTGAAATATTGACTGAACTATGTGGAGCGCTTGATATCAACGCCAACAGAAATATTGAGAGGACTGAAATGTCTGATTTGCCAACTACCGTCAATTCATTCATTGTCAACAAGGCTGTAAAAACAGATGTGAAAACTAAAACCAACACAGAAACCTTCGTTTGAAATACAGAGTCTGGTGTACTTCTGATTGCAAGCGCagaacgcatgcagaagataacaATACTGACTGGTTTTCCACACAAAATTCTATTCTGTGTACTGATCCTTGGTTGAGTCCTCCAGGCGTTATGGTCTTCATCACTGAAGGAATGAAGTGTTGAATTACTACTGACCACCTCCATGATTCATCACTTAAGGAATGAAGTACTGAATTACTACTGACCTCCTCCATGATTCATCACTTAAGGAATGAAGTATTGAATTACTACTGACCTCCTCCATACTCTAACAACAAGCTAACAACAGAAACAGGATACACTCATTTTCATTGCTCATTTatctctgaaaaaaaacaacaaccaaccaaccaataccagaaggggaggggaagaccAACAATATTATGGCAGTTAATAATAAAGCAATTTCCTTTCACAACATTTCATACTTGTTCTCGGCATCGAAGAAAAGTAGGGGATATTCAGGTACGAGGAATGACGTCACACGGCGGAGACTACTGTTTCGTCTGCTGCGGTTCGTCCGCGGGCACCCCGTGAAGGTGGAAGTGCTTGGGATGCTTGACGACCACCACGGGGCAGTGGCAGTGGTGCACCAGGTAGTCGCCCACAGAGCCCAGCAGGGTCCGGCGGACGGCGCCCAGGCCCCgtgaccccaccaccaccatcttggCGTCCTCCGACTCCTTCACAATGCCCTCCCCTGGCTTGGCCGACGCCACGCTCTTCACCTTGCCGCCCAGCTGCGACACAGAGGGTGATGCATGCAGGGGTGAAATAACGTaacgttcttgtttgtttgtacacACCCGTGAGTAGGTATTGTGGGAACAAACTGCAATCGTGCGTAACAAGATATGGCAAAATCATAACAGGTGGCACCTCTGCACACAGGATGATGCATGCATGCTGGGGTGAATTCTCCATGTCGCTAGCTCcagtcatcaggtgatgacccgcctcctatcatttttttttaatttctttttttttttttttaatttctttaattttttttctcaaggcctaagtgcgttgggttacactgatggtcaggcatctgcttggcagatgtggtgtagagtatatgggtttgaccaaacgcagtgacgcctccttgagctactaatgcTGAAACTGATACTCATATGACAAAGTTCTTGTTTGTTCATGCATACCACAGTAGGTACACTGGTTACCTATTGAGAAAAGAACAGATTAcatactctctctccttcctgtgcAATGCAAATTCATTGACTGGCTTTGCTCATTCTGACTTTTATCAGCTTCTGTATTGCTCCTCTCCATCTCACTAGCTCCGGCCATCAGGTGATGGCCCGTCTCCTAAAAATtccctcctacagaaccagatcatatggaaaacACACTTTCTCATTCCAGGCTTCatccgcatggaactcactcccagagatgccaacccctgtcaattgtttgtaggaacaatcaggaaatttgggtaggaacattttgaatttggtaaggacgggtgcaatagccgagtggttaaagtgttggactgtcaatctgagggtcctgggttcgaatcacggtgacggcgcctggtgggtaaagggtggagatttttccgatctcccaggtcaacatgtgtgcagacctgcttgtgcctgaacccccttcgtgtgtatatgcaagcagaagatcaaatacgcaggttaaaaatcctgtaatccatgtcagcgttcggtgggttatggaaacaagaacatacccagcatgcacacccccgaaaacggagtatggctgcctacatggtggggtaaaaacagtcatacacgtaaaagtccactcgtgtgcatacaagtgaacgcagaagaagaagaatttggtcGGAACACTCAAACTCAGAGCCACGTCAGCAATCCACTGGGCATTAATGTTCTGACTGAGACTCAACTTCATTTAGCCACACTAAATTGTTCAGGCTAATGATTTAAGCCGATTGGTCCACTAaggctgtttcaatgtaaatacaaacatgattagctgagcatcatcacttgAGGCCAAGGTtcgtagtgactgccctggcctcgtgatcgacaGGTCTAGAGCGTCCTGGGTAATGCTACGACAGGGCGCTAAATACTCATTCAGTGAGTTATGAAATCAGAAACATACCCAAAATTATTACTTAAACAAGTGTCTATTCAATATTGATTAATGCACACTCataaaaacataacaacaaaaaacatcccccccaaaaaacaataataaaaaacactATCATGCTCTTCGATTTTTTCATGAGATCAAATCACAGGCAATTTTTTTCATCACATTTATGCAGTTCCTTCATTCTTAATCAATTCAcattcttattcacacacacacacacaataaaaaaaaaaagccaaccaaaACCCCAAAAAGTACACCATAAAtacgataaaaacaaaacaaaaagtgcacCAATGATTACAAAGACTTACCCCTAAGCCCTTGAGTTTCTCAGCATATTTCTCCAGCTCTTTGCGAATCCGTTCCTGCTCCTCTTTCAGCATTCCCTCCAACACATCTCGGTCAAACACATACACCGCTGTGGACAATAAAGGACCATATATACATGTTCAATATGCCTGGTGTATGCACTCCCCCAACACAAAGATATCTGTTGCATttcacacatataaatgataCACATACACGCAGTATACACATGTATAAATTCACATGAAcagcacacatgtacactcacacatatagacatataactcccccccgcccctcccccaacatcTTCACAgacatcatccccctccccccacacacacacaccccgacagacaccccctctccacccccgcccacccttcctcccccaaaTTCACAAACCATTTTAAAGACAAtcaagtgtatatgtgtgtgcgactgtgtgtgtgtgtatgtgtgtgtgtacatgaatatttgtgtgtgtgtgggtgtatgtgtgtgtacatgaatatttgtgtgtgtgtgtgtgtgtgtgtacatgaatatttgtgtgtgtatctgcatatctctgtgtgtgtgtgtacatgaatatttctgtgtgtgtatgtgtgtctgtccattgcgtacacacacacacacacacacactgctcacagtTGGCCCATCGTGTGGAGTGCAGCATTTCGTTCAGCTCTGGTACGTGGACCAGCGTCACATGGTGGTGGGGTCGGTGCAAGTGATCCTTGTACCCTGCAACATTACATTTTTCtattaaggaaaagaaaaaacaagagaggcaaggccttcaagactcacttgtgataaattaagtcccctagcattaattacagagtaatttcccttttttactatctgcaccaaaacgtttgcaaaataaataaaaattccatgcttagcaaaagaagttcctgtttgaacaaaaaatgataataatgactcctcttgttgttgtgtcagaataagaggtcaaagtgccaagtttagagaatacaaaaaatataaatataactgtaaatgcagtttgcacataattaggctttttttaaaaatatttttttgtgcccatcccagaggtgcaatattgttttaaacaagatgactggaaagaactgaatttttcctatttttatgcctaatttggtgtcaactgacaatgtgcagagaaaatgtcaatgtttaagtttaccacggacacacagacaaccaaacactgggttaaaacatagactcactttgtttacacaagtgagtcaaaaaacattttaaaaaatccataacgataaaaaaaaaaaaacccacaactatCAAAAGCATTGTCGTTTGCAGTAACTGCGAGTCCAGTTTCTTCTCcttcacatcaacatcaataccatatcaatatcaaggcgtgcggGCCTGACatggccttttgcccgcttgaggtggggaagaaaaagacagtCCCCACATGTCtcgtgcatttttcaacatttcttctccttcttcaccattTTGTTGTTTGTCTACGGATTTTATCACTGGTGGAGACGCATGCATTCATTCGTTGATTTCAGTACAAgaatatatacacccacacaatggaggtgggggggtggaggggctggggaggtGATATACAAGCACGTATGTATCATTCGTTTTGTACGTATGATGGTCAGCCCTGTCCCACTAAGACCTGTCGCCAcaacaggggaggcaactgctgtcctgtctCAGCTAGAATCTGATGATGGCAGAGAGTTCCTTGCCTAAGTTACATAGAGTTTTACTTGGACAGTTGGCGTTTGGGATGGTTCACAAAGGtgaactagccccccccccaccccacccccaccaaggctgcagcatcaTGAGCCTGTggaatcttgcctcctagtttgagagtcatagtgctacagaaaagactaagcagtaaatgatttcccatctcagtatctctctctctctccactatatatatatatatatatatatatatatatatatgtgtgtgtgagcacaagtGCACATTGTGCATGGTcgtatgcttgcatgtgtgacAAAATGATACACATGTGAAAGGAAGTTTATCTCTTCATTACAACAGCAAACATTTTCCATATGGGAGCTGTATTTTATACTGAACTACATATATACAAGCCCCTTACTGATTTATATAGTTTGTAATACCAATGTGACACTGACAGCCAAGTGTTGTTTGTAAAACTTGTGGCGACAACCAACCTACATTCACACAATATGGcctcaatttttgttttgttttgtttgtcctctctctcacaacacacacaaaatctctctcacacacattggTAGACACCTAACCTACATTCACACAATGTGGcctcaaagcttttttttttgtggtcctctcaccacccacacaaccacccacatacACTTCTGGTTGTATACATCTATTACATGCATTCATTTcctgacctcccccccacccccgccatcttctctccccctaccacccccccacccccaccccccaatctcaTTTCACGAGGTTGTGTTATACTGATCTATTGAGTGCTGGGTCAGCAACAAGGATTTATCTCACTAGATAAGTTTGTGAACCAGTTCAGAGAccattttaatttctttttttcttacagtAGTGTTACTCCCATGCTTCTTACCCCGAGCCCCCCCTACactgattttcagtttcagtttcagtagctcaaggaggcgtcactgcattcggacaaatccatatacgctacaccacatctgccaagcagatgcctgaccagcagcgtaacccaacgcgcttagtcaggccttgagaaaaaaaaaaaaaaaaaaaaggttacactGAAAGCCACAcctatatatttttgtttgctgCAGTTCAAATCCCCTTTTTTCAACAGAGGGGAATCGGGGTGTGTAGTAATGCCGCTGAAATGGTGCATGTGAtgggacaaaagaaagaaagaaaagcataaatGCGCAGAATCactctgcactttttttttcttcttctttttttttttttttaagggcgcaatagccaaatggttaaagcgttggactttcaatctgagggtcctgggttcgaatctaggtgacggcgcctggtgggtaaagggtggagattttcccgatcttccaggtcaacatatgtgcagacctgctagtgcctgaacccccttcatgtgtacacacatgcagaagatcaaatacgcacgttaaagatcatgcattccatgtcagcattcggtgagttatggaaacaagaacatacccaacatgcacactcctgaaaacggagtatggctgcctacatggtggggtagataaacaaaaaaaacaacaataaaaaaaaaaatggtcatgcacattaAAAAaggtttcatgtctgtctgagtgtgtatgtgtgcatgcctgaaatctgatcgaatgacacaggaaatgaatgatgagcacccaacggcagccgtcagtcacctctacccaggtaggcagcctgttgtgcaaaatgaccccgtgtttgtgaagcgcttggagcttggtctctgaccgaggataggcgctatataagtatccatatcaatcagtgaaTCAAAAAATCATTGTTCATATTTTTAATGCAAGTTAAGTCTTTACACatctgtccctctccgtctctacTTTTCTTCCTCATCCCTATGTTGTTTCATGCACAGAAATTTTACATGATCTGTTTTTATTGCTgtgagatgataatgataaaagacTGAAGCATCTGTCTGTGTTGTAATTTGGTTTGCATGTGCGCAGTCATGTGCAGAAAATCACATTAGGGGCACCAggtagtttaaaaaacaaaaaaacaaaaacaaacatacacacaaaaaaacgggtacaCTGCTTATCTGGAACTCCTGAAAAGTAACTATGATActcgttctttgtttctttctcccacctctctctctctctcacacacacacaaagacaccccccatacacacacacacacacacacacatgcacacacagacacatgcacacacagagacacaaatgcacacacacacacacacacacacacatacatatcaagaCAAAAAGTATACACATACAAGAACACAAGTAAACACccactataaacacacacacacccacacacacaaacactgacacgcacacacactgacacagacacacaaacactcacacacacacactgacacacacacactgacatacacacacacacacacacacatgcacacacacacaaacactgacacatacatacacacacacacacacacaaacacagacacacacacactgacacacacacacacacactcactcacacacacacaaacacagacacacacacacaaacactgacacagacaaacacacacacacacacactcacacacaaacacagacacacacacagacacacacaaacgcacaaagagCCCCACACAACAAGACAAAAGAGAAGAGCACACGCTTTGTCATCACTCTGCTCCAAACCGCTACAAAACACCGACAAGTccttctcaaaaaaacaacaacagcacaccaacACTGGGCACAATGCCCTGTGTGActttgacaagacaagacagtgtcTCCTTGTGCAATACGGTCACCTCAAATTACTACCTTGAAAGTGAACCCACATTTGTAGCCGATAACTACTAAAAATACTTCTTGCTGTTAGTGTTAGCTAGTTGTCTGGTTTCCAATGCTTATTTTGGAGCGGGTGGCAGTTTAGTTGTAACCTTGGTGTTGAAGCGTTGACAGAACAATGGCTACAGGGGGTGGTGGGTCACCATATTttgacaacacatgtacacacctatGCGCATAATgtgcacacaccaaacacacacacagtgtgtgtgtgtgtgtgtgtgtatgatttttttttgttttcctttttctttctgatttaaG
This genomic interval carries:
- the LOC143299840 gene encoding universal stress protein Slr1101-like; protein product: MAASPPAQTFNVVIAYDGSEHAEYALDWYKDHLHRPHHHVTLVHVPELNEMLHSTRWANSVYVFDRDVLEGMLKEEQERIRKELEKYAEKLKGLGLGGKVKSVASAKPGEGIVKESEDAKMVVVGSRGLGAVRRTLLGSVGDYLVHHCHCPVVVVKHPKHFHLHGVPADEPQQTKQ